One Mycolicibacterium crocinum DNA window includes the following coding sequences:
- a CDS encoding AAA family ATPase produces MPSNLALTARLNTSALDSRRGVVRLHPEAIAALGIREWDAVSLTGSRTTSAVAGIAPPDTPAGTALLDDVTLSNAGLREDTTVLVAPVTVYGARSVTLRGSTLATQSVSSATLRQALLGKVMTVGDTVSLLPRDLGPGTSTTQASSALASSVGITWTSELLTVTGTDPAGPVSVQPNSSVTWGDGVTPAAGVSGSTAAVSQPMVWPEAPAVSVDDLKGQHVQAGRLTEWLKLALDQPELLEKLGAKPNLGVLVTGPAGVGKATLVRAVCAGRRLVELDGPDTGALAAQDRQRAVADAVATVVNGGGVLLITDIDALLPSPAEPVSAMILTELRKAVAAPGVVLVATSQKPDAVDPRLRAPDLCDRELGLSLPDGATRKALLEVLLRDVPADNLSLDEIAERTPGFVRADLAALVREAALRAAARASEDGKPPALTQEDLKGALSVIRPLSRSATEEVTVGSVTLDDVGDMVEVKQALTEAVLWPLQHPDTFARLGVDPPRGVLLYGPPGCGKTFVVRALASSGRLSVHAVKGAELMDKWVGSSEKAVRELFQRARDSAPSLVFLDEIDALAPRRGQSFDSGVTDRVVAALLTELDGIEPLRDVVVLGATNRPDLIDPALLRPGRLEKLVFVEPPDADARREILRTAGKSVPLSPEVDLDALAADLDGYSAADCVALLREAALTAMRRSIDAADVTADDVAKARETVRPSLDAAQVESLRAFAAGR; encoded by the coding sequence GTGCCCTCGAATTTGGCGCTGACGGCACGGTTGAACACCTCGGCGCTGGACTCCCGGCGCGGTGTGGTGCGCCTTCATCCGGAGGCCATCGCCGCGCTCGGCATTCGGGAGTGGGATGCGGTGTCGCTCACCGGTTCCCGCACCACCTCCGCCGTCGCCGGAATCGCCCCACCGGACACCCCGGCCGGCACCGCACTGCTCGACGACGTGACGCTGTCCAATGCCGGCCTTCGTGAGGACACCACCGTGCTGGTGGCCCCGGTCACCGTGTACGGCGCACGCTCGGTCACGCTGCGCGGCTCAACGCTGGCCACCCAGTCGGTGTCGTCGGCGACGCTGCGCCAGGCGCTGCTAGGCAAGGTGATGACCGTCGGTGACACCGTGTCGCTGCTGCCGCGCGATCTGGGCCCGGGAACGTCCACCACGCAGGCCAGCTCGGCCCTGGCGTCGTCGGTGGGCATCACCTGGACCTCGGAGCTGCTGACCGTCACCGGCACCGATCCGGCCGGACCGGTGAGCGTACAACCGAATTCGTCGGTCACCTGGGGTGACGGCGTGACGCCTGCGGCCGGTGTATCCGGCTCGACCGCGGCGGTGAGCCAACCCATGGTGTGGCCGGAGGCTCCGGCTGTGTCGGTCGACGACCTCAAGGGCCAGCACGTGCAGGCCGGCCGGCTCACCGAATGGCTCAAGCTCGCATTGGATCAGCCGGAGTTGCTGGAAAAGCTTGGGGCCAAGCCGAATCTGGGTGTGTTGGTCACCGGCCCGGCCGGGGTCGGCAAGGCCACGCTGGTACGCGCGGTGTGTGCCGGGCGGCGGCTGGTCGAGCTCGACGGGCCCGACACCGGCGCGCTGGCGGCCCAGGACCGGCAACGGGCCGTTGCCGACGCGGTCGCCACCGTGGTCAACGGCGGTGGCGTGCTGCTGATCACCGATATCGACGCGCTGCTGCCCAGCCCCGCGGAGCCGGTCTCGGCGATGATCCTCACCGAACTGCGCAAGGCCGTCGCCGCACCCGGTGTGGTTCTGGTGGCCACCTCCCAGAAGCCCGACGCGGTCGATCCGCGGCTGCGCGCGCCGGACCTATGCGACCGCGAGCTCGGCTTGAGCCTGCCCGACGGCGCCACCCGCAAAGCGCTGCTGGAGGTGCTGCTGCGGGATGTGCCCGCCGACAACCTGTCGCTGGACGAAATCGCTGAGCGCACACCGGGATTCGTACGCGCGGATCTGGCTGCTCTGGTGCGCGAGGCGGCGCTGCGGGCGGCCGCCCGCGCCAGTGAGGACGGCAAGCCGCCGGCACTCACCCAGGAGGACCTCAAGGGGGCGCTGAGCGTCATCCGTCCGCTGTCACGCTCGGCCACCGAGGAGGTGACCGTCGGGTCGGTCACGCTCGACGACGTCGGCGACATGGTGGAGGTCAAGCAGGCCCTCACCGAAGCGGTGCTGTGGCCGCTGCAGCATCCGGACACCTTCGCCCGCCTGGGCGTCGACCCGCCCCGTGGTGTGCTGCTCTACGGCCCGCCCGGCTGCGGAAAGACCTTCGTGGTGCGGGCGCTGGCCAGTTCGGGCCGGTTGAGTGTGCATGCGGTCAAGGGTGCCGAGCTGATGGACAAGTGGGTCGGCTCGTCGGAGAAGGCCGTCCGCGAATTGTTCCAACGAGCAAGGGATTCCGCGCCGTCGCTGGTGTTCCTCGACGAGATCGACGCGCTCGCGCCGCGGCGCGGGCAGAGCTTCGACTCCGGCGTGACCGACCGGGTGGTCGCCGCACTGCTGACCGAGCTCGACGGCATCGAGCCGCTGCGCGACGTGGTGGTGCTCGGCGCGACCAACCGGCCGGACCTGATCGACCCGGCGCTGCTGCGTCCGGGCCGGCTGGAGAAGCTGGTGTTCGTCGAGCCACCCGACGCCGATGCGCGCCGCGAAATCCTGCGCACCGCAGGTAAATCCGTGCCGCTGTCGCCCGAGGTCGACCTCGATGCGCTCGCCGCCGATCTGGACGGCTACAGCGCGGCCGACTGCGTGGCCCTGCTGCGGGAGGCGGCGCTGACCGCGATGCGCCGCTCGATCGACGCTGCCGACGTCACCGCCGACGATGTGGCCAAGGCCCGCGAGACGGTGCGGCCGTCGCTGGACGCGGCTCAGGTGGAATCGCTGCGGGCTTTTGCAGCCGGGCGGTGA
- the pssA gene encoding CDP-diacylglycerol--serine O-phosphatidyltransferase encodes MIKPRPRPLISTRLLPSAVTVLAICLGLTSVKYALDHRPTESMAFLAAAAILDALDGRIARVLKATSRMGEEIDSLADAVNFGVAPAFIVYALLLADTRIGWVVVLLYAVCIVLRLARYNALLDADLPAYTKEYFVGMPAPAGAIGAIGPLAAKMQWGDGWWTSYWAVSIWMVGVSLLVVSRLPMRKVHTFTVRPNMVAPLLALLAIGVAAAFVFPYLVILVIIAAYVVHIPFAFRSQRWVAAHPEAWNDQPRQQRAARRAIRRAKQPTRRRSVARLGLRRPGG; translated from the coding sequence GTGATCAAACCCCGCCCGCGCCCGCTCATCAGCACCCGTCTGCTGCCCAGCGCTGTCACGGTGCTGGCCATCTGCCTCGGGCTGACGTCGGTGAAGTACGCCCTGGATCATCGGCCTACCGAATCGATGGCCTTCCTGGCCGCCGCCGCCATCCTGGATGCCCTCGACGGTCGCATCGCGCGGGTACTCAAGGCCACCTCCCGAATGGGCGAGGAGATCGACTCGCTGGCCGACGCGGTGAATTTCGGTGTGGCACCGGCGTTTATCGTCTATGCCCTGCTGCTGGCCGACACCCGCATCGGCTGGGTGGTGGTGCTGCTCTACGCGGTGTGCATCGTGCTGCGACTGGCCCGCTACAACGCGCTGCTCGACGCCGACCTGCCCGCGTACACCAAGGAGTACTTCGTCGGCATGCCCGCACCCGCCGGCGCGATCGGCGCGATCGGCCCATTGGCGGCCAAGATGCAGTGGGGCGACGGCTGGTGGACGTCGTACTGGGCGGTGTCGATCTGGATGGTGGGCGTCTCGCTGCTGGTGGTCAGCCGCCTCCCGATGCGCAAGGTGCACACCTTCACGGTGCGGCCCAATATGGTGGCCCCCCTGCTGGCGTTGCTGGCCATCGGCGTTGCCGCCGCGTTCGTCTTTCCCTATCTGGTCATCCTGGTGATCATCGCCGCCTACGTCGTGCACATCCCGTTCGCGTTCCGCAGCCAGCGCTGGGTCGCCGCGCATCCCGAAGCGTGGAACGACCAGCCCCGCCAGCAGCGCGCCGCGCGCCGCGCGATCCGCCGGGCCAAGCAACCCACCCGGCGGCGGTCGGTGGCCAGGCTGGGCCTGCGGAGACCGGGCGGGTAG